Part of the Clostridium cylindrosporum DSM 605 genome is shown below.
GGCTATGTCTATGGGTGGAAGTACCATGTTCTTAGAGGTAGGAGAAGTTAGAACAGTTGAGGATCTTTTAAAGGGAATTGCTGTTGAATCAGCTAATGATGCTGCTGTAGCTCTAGCAGAGTTTATAGGTGGAACAGAGGATGAATTTGCATCTATGATGAATAAAAAAGCAAAAGAGCTTGGTATGAAAAACAGTAACTTTGTTAATAGCTATGGTTTTTATAATAAAGACCATTATACAACCGCATATGATATAGCACTAATGTCAAGGGAACTTTTATCATATCCAAAGATACTTGATTATACGAAAATCTGGATGGAAACTATAACAGAAGGTAGAAAAGAGCCATTTACACTTACTAACAGAAATAAAATGATAAGACACTATAATGGCTGTGATGGCTTAAAAACAGGATACATTAAAGAAGCTATGTTTTGTATCTCAGCTACAGCTAAAAGAGGAGATACAAGAATGTTATCTGTAATTATGGGTGCTCCAAGCTGGAAGGAAAGAAATGCTCAAGCGGGACAGCTTCTAGACTATGGATTCTCTAAGTTCTCAAGTCAAAAGATAGTGAATAAGGGAGATGTAGTTAAAGAGGTTAAGATTCCAAGAGGTAAGCCAGAAAGTGTAAAAGTTGTAGCGAAAAATGATTTAGTTGCAGTAATGGAAAAGGGCAATAAATCAAAAATAGAAAAGGTAATAGAAATAGATCAAAATTTAAAACTTCCACTTAAAAAGGGAGATAAGATAGGGAAAGTAACTGCTACTTCTGGAAGCGAAAAGTATGGATCTGTGGATCTTATTTTAGATTGCAACATTGAAAAAACAGGATACTTTGATACTTTAAAAGGTTCATTAAAAATTTGGTTGAACATAAAATAAATAAAAGAGGCTTTTGGCCTCTTTTATTTATTTTTTATATAATTATGTTATAATTATGTTTACTATAAACTATTATGGAGGGAATCGTTTATGAACATAGATATAGCTCAATTTATTATA
Proteins encoded:
- a CDS encoding D-alanyl-D-alanine carboxypeptidase family protein, translated to MKRGISSLLVALFLCFSMAPTVTANVGPSTKEIKEKTENKGSSSGNFNLDCNSAILMEPNSGKVIYEHNANEKFSPASVTKVMTMLLTMEGAHKGKFKLSDKVTISEKAMSMGGSTMFLEVGEVRTVEDLLKGIAVESANDAAVALAEFIGGTEDEFASMMNKKAKELGMKNSNFVNSYGFYNKDHYTTAYDIALMSRELLSYPKILDYTKIWMETITEGRKEPFTLTNRNKMIRHYNGCDGLKTGYIKEAMFCISATAKRGDTRMLSVIMGAPSWKERNAQAGQLLDYGFSKFSSQKIVNKGDVVKEVKIPRGKPESVKVVAKNDLVAVMEKGNKSKIEKVIEIDQNLKLPLKKGDKIGKVTATSGSEKYGSVDLILDCNIEKTGYFDTLKGSLKIWLNIK